One window of Mixophyes fleayi isolate aMixFle1 chromosome 3, aMixFle1.hap1, whole genome shotgun sequence genomic DNA carries:
- the POLR2H gene encoding DNA-directed RNA polymerases I, II, and III subunit RPABC3 isoform X1: MGNVQIPLRLLCVMAGILFEDIFDVKDIDPEGRKFDRVSRLHCESESFKMDLILDVNIQIYPVDLGDKFRLVIANTLYEDGTLDDGEYNPNDDRPSRADQFEYVMYGKVYRIEGDETSTEAATRLSAYVSYGGLLMRLQGDANNLHGFEVDSRIYLMMKKLAF, translated from the exons ATGGGCAACGTGCAA ATTCCTCTCCGCTTACTCTGTGTCATGGCTGGTATTTTGTTTGAAGATATCTTCGACGTGAAGGATATTGACCCAGAAGGACGAAAATTTGATCGAg TTTCAAGGCTGCATTGTGAAAGTGAGTCATTTAAGATGGATCTGATTCTTGATGTGAATATACAAATTTATCCTGTGGATCTGG GAGATAAATTCCGCTTGGTTATTGCCAACACACTCTATGAAGATGGAACATTGGATGATGGCGAGTACAACCCCAATGATGACCGGCCTTCCAG AGCAGACCAGTTTGAATACGTTATGTATGGAAAGGTCTATCGGATAGAAGGGGATGAAACTTCCACAGAAGCTGCCACTCGTCT GTCTGCATATGTATCATATGGTGGCCTGCTGATGAGACTACAGGGAGATGCTAATAATCTGCACGGGTTTGAGGTGGATTCCCGCATTTACCTCATGATGAAGAAACTTGCCTTCTGA
- the POLR2H gene encoding DNA-directed RNA polymerases I, II, and III subunit RPABC3 isoform X2, whose protein sequence is MAGILFEDIFDVKDIDPEGRKFDRVSRLHCESESFKMDLILDVNIQIYPVDLGDKFRLVIANTLYEDGTLDDGEYNPNDDRPSRADQFEYVMYGKVYRIEGDETSTEAATRLSAYVSYGGLLMRLQGDANNLHGFEVDSRIYLMMKKLAF, encoded by the exons ATGGCTGGTATTTTGTTTGAAGATATCTTCGACGTGAAGGATATTGACCCAGAAGGACGAAAATTTGATCGAg TTTCAAGGCTGCATTGTGAAAGTGAGTCATTTAAGATGGATCTGATTCTTGATGTGAATATACAAATTTATCCTGTGGATCTGG GAGATAAATTCCGCTTGGTTATTGCCAACACACTCTATGAAGATGGAACATTGGATGATGGCGAGTACAACCCCAATGATGACCGGCCTTCCAG AGCAGACCAGTTTGAATACGTTATGTATGGAAAGGTCTATCGGATAGAAGGGGATGAAACTTCCACAGAAGCTGCCACTCGTCT GTCTGCATATGTATCATATGGTGGCCTGCTGATGAGACTACAGGGAGATGCTAATAATCTGCACGGGTTTGAGGTGGATTCCCGCATTTACCTCATGATGAAGAAACTTGCCTTCTGA